In one Verrucomicrobiota bacterium genomic region, the following are encoded:
- a CDS encoding ABC transporter permease encodes MQKTGLVKPELTGTVPEFSKHSRRFRGGRALGLLIGTVVLVGAIASVSDTFLSPYTMFIISRQIAFSILIALSQAVCLVVGGMNLSVGAIGSMATVILGLCFQDLGWNAWLAVPVTLLFGVVSGAINGLIITRLKINSFIVTLSMMFVYMGLRSGISGGSPYTIPPDFGFIGQNAVFGVSWVFVLVCVILAGAGYMFSYTVFGRQMLATGGNEHAARLCGIATDGIVFRAHIISGFLAALAAVLWASMVGSCAPETGDAWLIGSFAVSIIGGTGLMGGVISCTGIFLGGAIFVLISYGLIEIKANPYFANSFLGGLILLAIVLDRVREVLGERKRKA; translated from the coding sequence GACTGGGACGGTGCCGGAGTTCAGTAAACACTCCAGGCGCTTCCGCGGCGGCCGGGCGCTCGGGCTGCTCATCGGGACGGTCGTATTGGTCGGGGCAATTGCGTCGGTGTCTGACACGTTTCTGAGCCCTTACACCATGTTTATCATCTCGCGGCAAATCGCGTTCTCGATCTTGATCGCGTTGTCGCAAGCGGTTTGCCTCGTCGTGGGAGGCATGAACCTTTCAGTCGGCGCCATCGGCAGCATGGCGACGGTGATTCTCGGGCTATGCTTTCAAGACCTTGGATGGAACGCCTGGCTGGCCGTTCCTGTCACGCTCCTTTTCGGCGTTGTGTCAGGCGCAATCAACGGGCTGATCATCACCCGGCTCAAGATCAATTCCTTCATTGTTACCTTGTCGATGATGTTCGTCTACATGGGGCTGCGGTCCGGGATCTCGGGCGGCTCCCCTTACACCATCCCGCCGGATTTCGGATTCATCGGACAGAACGCGGTCTTCGGCGTCTCCTGGGTCTTTGTGCTGGTGTGCGTGATCCTCGCAGGTGCCGGATACATGTTTTCTTACACCGTCTTCGGCCGGCAAATGCTGGCCACCGGCGGGAACGAACATGCGGCGCGGCTGTGCGGTATCGCGACGGACGGCATTGTGTTTCGGGCACACATCATTTCCGGGTTTCTGGCTGCGCTCGCCGCGGTTCTGTGGGCATCGATGGTCGGTTCGTGTGCTCCGGAGACCGGTGATGCCTGGTTGATCGGGAGTTTTGCGGTGTCCATTATCGGCGGCACCGGCCTCATGGGAGGCGTGATCTCGTGTACCGGTATATTCCTCGGCGGCGCGATCTTTGTGCTGATCAGTTATGGTCTGATCGAGATCAAAGCCAATCCCTACTTTGCAAACTCGTTCCTGGGCGGGTTAATCCTGCTCGCGATTGTCCTGGATCGGGTCCGGGAGGTTTTAGGTGAGCGAAAACGCAAGGCGTAA